In one Streptomyces sp. T12 genomic region, the following are encoded:
- a CDS encoding L-rhamnose mutarotase yields the protein MQRVCFLLKVRAERLEEYRERHAAVWPEMLQALSATGWHNYSLFLREDGLLVGYLETEDFAAAVAGMEATDVNARWQAEMAPFFESLDGARPDEAMKPLTEVFHLA from the coding sequence ATGCAACGCGTGTGCTTCCTGCTGAAGGTCCGGGCGGAGCGCCTCGAGGAGTACCGCGAGCGGCATGCCGCCGTGTGGCCCGAGATGCTCCAAGCGCTCTCGGCCACCGGCTGGCACAACTACTCGCTCTTCCTGCGCGAGGACGGACTGCTCGTCGGCTACCTGGAGACCGAGGACTTCGCGGCCGCCGTAGCCGGTATGGAAGCCACCGACGTCAACGCCCGCTGGCAGGCGGAGATGGCGCCGTTCTTCGAGTCGTTGGACGGCGCCCGGCCTGACGAGGCCATGAAACCGCTCACCGAGGTGTTCCACCTCGCCTGA
- the rhaS gene encoding rhamnose ABC transporter substrate-binding protein — protein MRKSSLRRTCAALAAVTSFALAATACGGTTKEDVKSEGASAASAGKADPNAELKKGLTVGFLPKQVNNPYFTSADKGGEAALKELGSSYKEVGPSSATDTAGQVSYVNTLTQQQVDAMAVSAQDPGALCTALKQAMKNGIKVVTYDSDTTADCRNAFVSQASAEDLGRTEVQLLAEQIGYKGEIAILSAAQTATNQNIWIDFMKQELKDPKYKDIKLVKVAYGDDDAQKSFQQTQGLLQEYPNLKGIISPTTVGIKAAAQYLSGSKYKGKVKLTGLGTPNDMRKYVKNGTVEGFELWDPAKLGDLAARAAVALVSGQITGKEGETFKAGDTTYTIGKDGVISLGKPTVFDAKNIDQFNF, from the coding sequence ATGCGCAAGTCATCCCTCCGCCGTACCTGCGCGGCCCTCGCCGCCGTCACCTCGTTCGCCCTGGCCGCCACCGCCTGCGGCGGTACCACCAAGGAGGACGTCAAGAGCGAGGGCGCCTCGGCCGCCTCCGCCGGGAAGGCCGACCCGAACGCCGAGCTGAAGAAGGGGCTGACCGTCGGCTTCCTGCCCAAGCAGGTCAACAACCCGTACTTCACCTCCGCGGACAAGGGCGGCGAGGCGGCCCTGAAGGAGCTGGGCTCCAGCTACAAGGAGGTCGGCCCGTCCAGCGCCACCGACACCGCCGGCCAGGTCTCCTACGTCAACACGCTCACCCAGCAGCAGGTCGACGCGATGGCCGTCTCCGCGCAGGACCCGGGCGCCCTGTGCACCGCGCTGAAGCAGGCCATGAAGAACGGCATCAAGGTCGTCACCTACGACTCCGACACCACCGCCGACTGCCGCAACGCCTTCGTCTCGCAGGCATCCGCCGAGGACCTCGGCCGCACCGAGGTGCAGCTGCTCGCCGAGCAGATCGGCTACAAGGGCGAGATCGCGATCCTGTCCGCCGCGCAGACCGCGACGAACCAGAACATCTGGATCGACTTCATGAAGCAGGAGCTCAAGGACCCCAAGTACAAGGACATCAAGCTCGTCAAGGTCGCCTACGGTGACGACGACGCCCAGAAGTCCTTCCAGCAGACCCAGGGCCTGCTCCAGGAGTACCCGAACCTGAAGGGGATCATCTCCCCGACCACCGTCGGCATCAAGGCCGCCGCCCAGTACCTGTCGGGCTCCAAGTACAAGGGCAAGGTCAAGCTGACCGGCCTCGGCACCCCGAACGACATGCGCAAGTACGTCAAGAACGGCACGGTCGAGGGCTTCGAGCTGTGGGACCCGGCGAAGCTCGGCGACCTGGCCGCCCGCGCCGCCGTCGCCCTGGTCTCCGGCCAGATCACCGGCAAGGAGGGCGAGACCTTCAAGGCCGGCGACACCACGTACACCATCGGCAAGGACGGCGTGATCAGCCTCGGCAAGCCGACCGTCTTCGACGCGAAGAACATCGACCAGTTCAACTTCTGA
- a CDS encoding ABC transporter permease — MADFSLSRAIRWDTVVGALLIVVLLLSFGTVDGFGNALNLSFLIGNTLPIAMIALPMTLLVVSGEIDLSVASTAGLSGSVMGVLWNQGMAIETIIPICLALGVVCGLINGLLVTKLGLPSLAVTIGTLAAYRGIAQIILGSDAVTDFPTQYLDFASGHIGDTFIPYAFLPFLVLLAIAVIVLHATPFGRSVFATGASEEAARFAGIRVKRQKLILFTVTGLMASLTGIFWALHFASARYDNATGLELSVVAAVLLGGIDFDGGKGTLGGAIAGVFLLGALQNVMSLQDVSAQSQIVVTGVLLVLSVLGPRVARQISVARAGRKAASTPAS, encoded by the coding sequence ATGGCTGACTTCTCGCTGAGCCGAGCGATCCGCTGGGACACGGTCGTCGGTGCGCTTCTGATCGTCGTGCTCCTGCTGTCCTTCGGAACGGTCGATGGTTTCGGGAACGCTCTCAACCTGTCGTTCCTGATCGGAAACACCCTTCCGATCGCAATGATCGCCCTGCCCATGACGCTCCTGGTCGTCTCGGGCGAGATCGATCTCTCGGTCGCCTCCACAGCCGGTCTGTCGGGCTCGGTCATGGGTGTCCTGTGGAACCAGGGCATGGCGATCGAGACGATCATTCCGATCTGTCTGGCGCTCGGCGTGGTCTGCGGACTGATCAACGGCCTTCTGGTGACCAAGCTGGGGCTCCCGTCGCTCGCCGTCACCATCGGCACCCTCGCCGCCTACCGCGGCATCGCACAGATCATCCTCGGCTCCGACGCGGTGACCGACTTCCCCACGCAGTACCTCGACTTCGCCTCCGGACACATCGGCGACACCTTCATCCCGTACGCCTTCCTGCCCTTCCTGGTGCTCCTCGCGATCGCCGTGATCGTCCTGCACGCCACCCCGTTCGGGCGGTCGGTCTTCGCGACCGGCGCGAGCGAGGAGGCCGCGAGGTTCGCCGGTATCCGGGTCAAGCGGCAGAAGCTGATCCTGTTCACGGTGACGGGCCTGATGGCCTCGCTCACCGGGATCTTCTGGGCGCTGCACTTCGCCAGCGCCCGCTACGACAACGCCACGGGGCTCGAACTCTCCGTCGTGGCAGCCGTCTTGCTGGGCGGCATCGACTTCGACGGCGGCAAGGGCACGCTCGGCGGCGCGATCGCGGGAGTCTTCCTGCTCGGCGCGCTGCAGAACGTGATGAGCCTCCAGGACGTCTCCGCCCAGTCGCAGATCGTCGTCACCGGCGTCCTGCTGGTCCTCTCCGTGCTCGGCCCCCGGGTCGCACGGCAGATCTCCGTAGCGAGGGCGGGCCGCAAAGCCGCCTCGACTCCGGCCTCGTAA
- a CDS encoding ABC transporter permease, whose translation MTVITPKEAPVTDVPKSSGTRLVDRVFKMRELAILVVFVVMIVVTQLGNSEFLTEQGIKDLLLNATILVLVATGQSLVVITRNVDLSVGSTLGISAFAAGTYLQGGGNPVVAVLLAVLMGIGFGLLNGLLVSLGQVPALVVTLGTLYIIRGIDSIWVGARQITAADLPDGFVDFGSGGISAVPWLALIAVAVLVATAYYLKHFGSGRELYALGSNPEAARLAGIPVRKRILAAYTFCGALAGLAGAMYLARFGNVDSSTGSGYELTVVSAVVVGGVVFTGGSGSVYGAALGALLLTSINSVLPALGVSSVWVLAINGILLILAIAVDRIVALRVATALKKRNARHG comes from the coding sequence ATGACGGTGATCACTCCCAAGGAGGCCCCTGTCACCGACGTACCGAAGTCCAGCGGCACCCGCCTGGTCGACCGCGTCTTCAAGATGCGCGAACTCGCCATCCTGGTCGTCTTCGTGGTGATGATCGTCGTCACCCAGCTCGGCAACAGCGAGTTCCTCACCGAGCAGGGCATCAAGGACCTGCTCCTGAACGCGACGATCCTCGTCCTGGTCGCCACCGGCCAGTCCCTGGTGGTGATCACGAGGAACGTCGACCTGTCGGTCGGCTCCACCCTCGGCATCAGCGCCTTCGCCGCCGGTACGTATCTCCAGGGCGGCGGGAACCCGGTCGTCGCCGTACTCCTGGCGGTCCTGATGGGCATCGGCTTCGGCCTGCTGAACGGCCTGCTCGTCAGCCTCGGCCAGGTGCCCGCGCTCGTCGTCACCCTGGGCACGCTGTACATCATCCGCGGCATCGACTCGATCTGGGTCGGCGCCCGGCAGATCACGGCGGCCGACCTCCCGGACGGCTTCGTCGACTTCGGCTCCGGCGGCATCTCCGCGGTGCCGTGGCTGGCGCTGATCGCCGTCGCCGTCCTGGTGGCGACCGCGTACTACCTCAAGCACTTCGGCAGCGGACGCGAGCTGTACGCGCTCGGCTCCAACCCGGAGGCCGCCCGCCTCGCCGGCATCCCGGTGCGCAAGCGGATCCTCGCCGCGTACACCTTCTGCGGTGCGCTGGCCGGACTCGCGGGCGCCATGTACCTGGCCCGGTTCGGCAACGTCGACTCCAGCACGGGCAGCGGCTACGAACTCACCGTCGTCAGCGCGGTCGTGGTCGGTGGTGTCGTCTTCACCGGCGGCTCCGGCAGCGTCTACGGCGCGGCGCTCGGCGCGCTGCTGCTGACCTCCATCAACAGCGTGCTGCCCGCCCTCGGCGTCAGCTCCGTCTGGGTGCTCGCCATCAACGGCATCCTGCTCATCCTCGCCATCGCGGTCGACCGGATCGTCGCGCTGCGCGTGGCCACCGCCCTGAAGAAGAGGAACGCCCGCCATGGCTGA
- a CDS encoding sugar ABC transporter ATP-binding protein produces the protein MTHPSKTGPAPVLALKDISKSFGAVRALRDVSLELFPGEVHALAGENGAGKSTLIKTLAGVHRPDAGQVLLDGAPVVFHGPGDARDAGIAVIYQEPTLFPDLSIAENIFMGRQPQRALGRIDHKATHAATLALMQRLGVELDPDRPARGLSIADQQIVEIAKALSFDARVLIMDEPTAALTGSEVARLFGVVRALREQGAAVLFISHRLEEIFQICRRVTTLRDGAWIASEPLDGMTEDDLVRRMVGRDLDELYPKQDVKPGEVALSVRRLTREGVFTDVSFDVRRGEIVGLAGLVGAGRTEVARAVFGIDRWDAGEVCVDGKALTNGAPSTAMASGLALVPEDRRAQGLVMDMSIERNIGLTGLRTTVKAGLMDRGAERSRSLDWAVKLQVKYARIADTVNTLSGGNQQKVVLAKWLATGPKVLIVDEPTRGIDVGTKAEVHRLLSELAADGVAVLMISSDLPEILGMADRVLVMHEGRLTAEIPRSDATEETVMAAATGRAAA, from the coding sequence ATGACCCACCCGTCCAAAACGGGTCCGGCCCCGGTTCTGGCGCTCAAGGACATCTCCAAGTCCTTCGGCGCGGTCCGCGCCCTGCGGGACGTCTCCCTGGAGCTGTTCCCCGGGGAGGTGCACGCCCTCGCCGGTGAGAACGGCGCGGGCAAGTCGACCCTCATCAAGACGCTCGCCGGCGTACACCGGCCCGACGCGGGCCAGGTGCTGCTCGACGGTGCGCCCGTCGTCTTCCACGGCCCCGGTGACGCCCGCGACGCCGGGATCGCCGTGATCTACCAGGAGCCGACTCTCTTCCCCGACCTGTCGATCGCCGAGAACATCTTCATGGGCCGCCAGCCGCAGCGCGCGCTCGGCCGGATCGACCACAAGGCCACGCACGCCGCGACCCTGGCCCTGATGCAGCGCCTCGGCGTCGAGCTCGACCCCGACCGCCCCGCGCGCGGCCTGTCCATCGCCGACCAGCAGATCGTCGAGATCGCCAAGGCGCTCTCCTTCGACGCCCGCGTCCTGATCATGGACGAGCCGACCGCCGCCCTCACCGGCAGCGAGGTCGCCCGCCTCTTCGGGGTCGTCCGCGCCCTGCGCGAACAGGGCGCCGCCGTCCTCTTCATCTCCCACCGGCTGGAGGAGATCTTCCAGATCTGCCGGCGGGTCACGACCCTGCGCGACGGCGCCTGGATCGCCAGCGAGCCGCTGGACGGCATGACCGAGGACGACCTCGTACGCCGGATGGTCGGCCGCGACCTCGACGAGCTGTACCCCAAGCAGGACGTGAAGCCGGGCGAGGTCGCCCTGAGCGTGCGCCGGCTGACCCGTGAGGGCGTCTTCACCGACGTCTCCTTCGACGTACGACGCGGTGAGATCGTCGGCCTCGCCGGGCTCGTCGGCGCGGGGCGCACCGAAGTCGCGCGGGCCGTCTTCGGCATCGACCGCTGGGACGCCGGCGAGGTCTGCGTCGACGGCAAGGCCCTGACCAACGGCGCCCCGTCCACCGCCATGGCGTCCGGCCTCGCCCTCGTCCCCGAGGACCGGCGCGCCCAGGGTCTGGTGATGGACATGTCCATCGAGCGCAACATCGGCCTCACGGGACTTCGTACGACCGTCAAGGCGGGGTTGATGGACCGCGGCGCCGAACGCAGCCGGTCCCTCGACTGGGCCGTCAAGCTCCAGGTGAAGTACGCCCGGATCGCCGACACGGTGAACACCCTGTCCGGCGGCAACCAGCAGAAGGTCGTCCTCGCCAAGTGGCTCGCCACCGGCCCCAAGGTACTGATCGTCGACGAACCCACCCGGGGCATCGACGTCGGCACCAAGGCCGAGGTGCACCGGCTGCTCAGCGAGCTCGCCGCCGACGGCGTGGCCGTCCTGATGATCTCCTCCGACCTGCCCGAGATCCTCGGCATGGCCGACCGCGTGCTCGTGATGCACGAGGGCCGCCTGACCGCCGAGATCCCGCGCTCCGACGCCACCGAGGAAACCGTGATGGCCGCAGCAACCGGGAGGGCCGCCGCATGA
- the rhaI gene encoding L-rhamnose isomerase: MTELAAVKAALKTQAVETPSWAYGNSGTRFKVFAQQGVPRTPWEKLDDAAQVHAFTGVAPTVALHIPWDKVDDYAALAKHAEERGVKLGAINSNTFQDDDYKLGSICHPDAVVRRKAVDHLLECVDIMDATGSRDLKLWFADGTNYPGQDDIRARQDRLAEGLSQVYERLGEGQRMLLEYKFFEPAFYTTDVPDWGTAYAHCLKLGEKAQVVVDTGHHAPGTNIEFIVATLLREGKLGGFDFNSRFYADDDLMVGAADPFQLFRIMYEVVRGGGFSPEVAFMLDQCHNIEAKIPAIIRSVMNVQEATAKALLVDGDALSAAQQAGDVLSANAVVMDAYNTDVRPLLAEVREEMGLDADPIAAYRRSGWAEKIVAERVGGEQAGWGA; the protein is encoded by the coding sequence GTGACCGAGCTCGCCGCGGTGAAGGCCGCACTCAAGACCCAGGCAGTCGAAACGCCGTCGTGGGCGTACGGGAACTCGGGGACGCGGTTCAAGGTGTTCGCCCAGCAGGGCGTTCCGCGTACGCCGTGGGAGAAGCTGGACGACGCCGCTCAGGTGCACGCGTTCACGGGTGTCGCGCCGACCGTTGCCCTGCACATTCCGTGGGACAAGGTCGACGACTACGCGGCGCTGGCCAAGCACGCCGAAGAGCGTGGCGTGAAGCTGGGCGCGATCAACTCCAACACCTTCCAGGACGACGACTACAAGCTGGGCAGCATCTGCCATCCCGACGCGGTGGTGCGGCGCAAGGCCGTGGACCATCTGCTGGAGTGCGTCGACATCATGGACGCCACGGGGTCGCGGGATCTGAAGCTGTGGTTCGCGGACGGCACGAACTACCCCGGGCAGGACGACATCCGGGCTCGGCAGGACCGGCTGGCCGAGGGCCTCTCGCAGGTGTACGAGCGGCTGGGCGAAGGGCAGCGGATGCTGCTGGAGTACAAGTTCTTCGAGCCGGCGTTCTACACGACGGACGTGCCGGACTGGGGGACGGCGTATGCGCACTGCCTGAAGCTCGGGGAGAAGGCCCAGGTCGTGGTCGACACCGGGCACCACGCGCCCGGGACCAACATCGAGTTCATCGTCGCGACGCTGCTGCGGGAGGGGAAGCTCGGAGGGTTCGACTTCAACTCCCGGTTCTATGCGGATGACGACCTGATGGTGGGCGCCGCGGACCCGTTCCAGCTGTTCCGGATCATGTACGAGGTCGTGCGTGGGGGTGGGTTCTCTCCCGAGGTCGCGTTCATGCTCGACCAGTGCCACAACATCGAGGCGAAGATCCCGGCGATCATCCGGTCGGTGATGAACGTGCAGGAGGCCACGGCGAAGGCGCTCCTCGTGGACGGGGACGCGCTGAGTGCTGCCCAGCAGGCCGGGGATGTGCTCAGTGCGAATGCCGTGGTGATGGACGCGTACAACACGGATGTGCGGCCGTTGCTTGCCGAGGTGCGGGAGGAGATGGGGCTCGACGCCGACCCCATTGCTGCGTACCGCCGGTCCGGGTGGGCCGAGAAGATCGTGGCTGAGCGGGTCGGTGGGGAGCAGGCCGGTTGGGGGGCCTGA
- a CDS encoding bifunctional aldolase/short-chain dehydrogenase: protein MATHPEAAALLARSHRLGSDPRNTNYAGGNASAKGTDTDPVTGGDVELMWVKGSGGDLGTLTEAGLAVLRLDRMRALVDVYPGVEREDEMVAAFDYCLHGKGGAAPSIDTAMHGLVEAAHVDHLHPDSGIALACAADGEKLTAECFGDTVVWVPWRRPGFQLGLDIAAVKDANPQAIGCILGGHGITAWGDTSEECERNSLHIIRTAEAFLAERGKPEPFGPVIEGYAALGAVERRERAAALAPVIRSIASQDRPQVGHFTDSEVVLDFLASAEHPRLAALGTSCPDHFLRTKVRPLVLDLPPTAPLDEAVARLKELHAEYREEYAAYYRRHALPDSPAMRGADPAIVLIPGVGMFSFGKDKQTARVAGEFYVNAINVMRGAEAVSAYAPIEESEKFRIEYWALEEAKLQRMPKPKPLATRVALVTGAGSGIGKAIAQRLVAEGACVVVADLNAENAQAVAEELGGSDKAVAVTVDVTSEEQIAEAFKAAVLAFGGVDLVVNNAGISISKPLLETSAKDWDLQHDIMARGSFLVSREAARVMIAQQLGGDIVYIASKNAVFAGPNNIAYSATKADQAHQVRLLAAELGEHAIRVNGINPDGVVRGSGIFAGGWGAKRAAVYGVEEEKLGEFYAQRTILKREVLPDHVANAVFALTGGDLTHTTGLHIPVDAGVAAAFLR, encoded by the coding sequence ATGGCAACCCATCCCGAAGCCGCCGCCCTCCTCGCCCGTTCCCATCGGCTCGGCTCCGACCCCCGCAACACCAACTACGCCGGCGGAAACGCCTCCGCCAAGGGCACCGACACCGACCCCGTCACCGGTGGTGACGTCGAGCTGATGTGGGTCAAGGGGTCCGGTGGTGATCTCGGGACGCTCACCGAGGCCGGGCTGGCCGTGCTGCGGCTGGACCGTATGCGGGCGCTCGTCGACGTCTATCCCGGCGTCGAGCGCGAGGACGAGATGGTCGCCGCCTTCGACTACTGCCTGCACGGCAAGGGCGGGGCCGCTCCCTCCATCGACACCGCCATGCACGGGCTCGTCGAGGCCGCGCACGTCGATCATCTGCACCCCGACTCCGGCATCGCGCTCGCCTGTGCCGCCGACGGCGAGAAGCTGACCGCCGAGTGTTTCGGTGACACCGTGGTGTGGGTGCCGTGGCGGCGGCCCGGGTTCCAGCTGGGGCTCGACATCGCCGCGGTCAAGGACGCCAACCCGCAGGCGATCGGGTGCATCCTCGGCGGGCACGGCATCACCGCCTGGGGCGACACCTCCGAGGAGTGCGAGCGCAACTCGCTGCACATCATCCGCACCGCCGAGGCGTTTCTCGCCGAGCGCGGGAAGCCGGAGCCCTTCGGGCCGGTGATCGAGGGGTACGCGGCGCTCGGCGCCGTCGAGCGGCGGGAGCGGGCCGCGGCGCTGGCGCCGGTCATCCGCAGCATCGCCTCCCAGGACCGGCCGCAGGTCGGTCACTTCACCGACTCCGAGGTCGTCCTCGACTTCCTCGCGAGCGCCGAGCACCCGCGCCTCGCGGCCCTGGGCACCTCGTGCCCGGACCACTTCCTGCGGACCAAGGTCCGGCCGCTCGTCCTCGACCTGCCGCCCACCGCTCCCCTCGACGAGGCCGTCGCCCGGCTCAAGGAGCTGCACGCCGAGTACCGCGAGGAGTACGCCGCCTACTACCGGCGGCACGCGCTGCCCGACTCCCCCGCCATGCGCGGCGCCGACCCGGCGATCGTGCTGATCCCGGGGGTCGGCATGTTCAGCTTCGGCAAGGACAAGCAGACCGCCCGGGTCGCGGGTGAGTTCTATGTCAACGCCATCAATGTGATGCGGGGGGCGGAGGCTGTCTCGGCCTACGCGCCCATCGAGGAGTCGGAGAAGTTCCGTATCGAGTACTGGGCGCTGGAGGAGGCCAAGCTTCAGCGGATGCCTAAGCCCAAGCCGCTCGCGACGCGGGTCGCGCTCGTGACCGGCGCGGGCAGCGGGATCGGGAAGGCCATCGCGCAGCGGCTCGTCGCCGAGGGCGCGTGTGTGGTCGTCGCCGATCTCAACGCCGAGAACGCCCAGGCCGTCGCCGAGGAGCTCGGCGGGTCCGACAAGGCCGTCGCGGTGACGGTCGACGTCACGTCCGAGGAGCAGATCGCCGAGGCCTTCAAGGCGGCGGTGCTGGCCTTCGGCGGGGTCGATCTGGTGGTCAACAACGCCGGTATCTCCATCTCCAAGCCGCTGCTGGAGACCTCGGCGAAGGACTGGGACCTGCAGCACGACATCATGGCGCGCGGTTCCTTCCTCGTGTCGCGGGAGGCGGCGCGCGTGATGATCGCTCAGCAGCTGGGCGGTGACATCGTCTACATCGCCTCGAAGAACGCCGTCTTCGCCGGACCCAACAACATCGCCTACTCCGCCACCAAGGCCGACCAGGCCCATCAAGTGCGGCTGCTCGCCGCCGAGTTGGGCGAGCACGCCATCCGCGTCAACGGGATCAACCCGGACGGCGTGGTACGTGGGTCCGGGATCTTCGCCGGTGGCTGGGGGGCCAAGCGGGCCGCCGTGTACGGGGTGGAGGAGGAGAAGTTGGGCGAGTTCTACGCCCAGCGGACCATCCTCAAGCGCGAGGTGCTCCCCGACCATGTCGCGAACGCCGTCTTCGCCCTCACCGGCGGGGACCTGACCCACACCACGGGACTGCACATCCCGGTCGACGCCGGCGTCGCGGCCGCCTTCCTGCGGTGA
- a CDS encoding rhamnulokinase family protein, which translates to MKSYAAVDLGASSGRVMVGRVGPDSLELTEAHRFRNRPVRVPEGLRWDVLALYAGVLEGLRAAGAHGGGRLDSVGIDSWAVDYGLLDADGALLGNPVHYRDSRTEGVAEKVWATVPAAELYAATGLQYAPFNTLYQLAAARSSAQLPYAKRLLLIPDLLAYWLTGEQGTELTNASTTQLIDPRTRDWSYDIASRLGIDLGLFAPLRRPGDPAGLLRGEVLEETGLSGPVPVTAVGSHDTASAVAAVPAEGERFAYICTGTWSLAGLELGAPVLTEESRAANFTNELGLDGTVRYLRNIMGLWLLQECVRAWGEPDLGGLLLDASKVPALRSVVDAGDAAFLAPGRMPERIAEACRASGQPVPASPAEITRCILDSLALAHRRAIAEAQRLADHPVDVVHVVGGGTRNALLCQLTADACGLPVVAGPTEAAALGNVLVQARTHGLVGDLADGRRLLTRTQPLTRYEPRGDAARWSEAEARLTRG; encoded by the coding sequence GTGAAGTCGTACGCCGCGGTCGACCTGGGCGCCTCCAGCGGGCGCGTCATGGTCGGCCGCGTCGGCCCCGACAGCCTGGAGCTGACCGAAGCGCACCGCTTCCGGAACCGGCCCGTGCGGGTGCCCGAAGGGCTGCGCTGGGATGTCCTCGCCCTGTACGCGGGGGTGCTGGAGGGGCTGCGGGCGGCCGGTGCCCACGGCGGTGGACGACTCGACTCCGTCGGCATCGACAGCTGGGCCGTGGACTACGGGCTGTTGGACGCCGACGGGGCACTGCTCGGCAATCCCGTGCACTACCGCGACTCCCGGACCGAGGGCGTCGCGGAGAAGGTGTGGGCGACCGTCCCGGCGGCGGAGTTGTACGCCGCCACCGGGTTGCAGTACGCGCCCTTCAACACCCTGTACCAGCTGGCCGCCGCCCGGTCCTCGGCCCAACTGCCGTATGCCAAGCGGCTGTTGCTCATCCCCGACCTGCTGGCGTACTGGCTCACCGGCGAGCAGGGCACCGAGCTCACCAACGCCTCCACCACCCAGCTGATCGACCCGCGGACGCGGGACTGGTCTTACGACATCGCCTCCCGGCTGGGCATCGACCTGGGCCTGTTCGCACCGCTCAGGCGACCCGGCGATCCCGCGGGGCTGCTGCGCGGCGAGGTGCTGGAGGAGACCGGGCTGAGCGGTCCGGTGCCGGTGACGGCGGTCGGGTCGCACGACACCGCGTCCGCCGTGGCCGCCGTCCCGGCCGAGGGCGAGCGGTTCGCGTACATCTGCACCGGCACCTGGTCGCTGGCGGGCCTCGAGCTGGGCGCCCCCGTGCTCACCGAGGAGAGCCGGGCCGCGAACTTCACCAACGAGCTGGGGCTGGACGGCACGGTCCGGTATCTGCGGAACATCATGGGGCTGTGGCTGCTCCAGGAGTGCGTACGGGCGTGGGGCGAACCCGATCTGGGCGGGCTGCTGCTCGACGCGTCCAAGGTGCCGGCGCTGCGGTCGGTCGTGGACGCGGGGGACGCGGCGTTCCTGGCGCCGGGGCGGATGCCGGAGCGGATCGCCGAGGCGTGCCGTGCCTCGGGGCAGCCGGTGCCCGCATCGCCCGCCGAGATCACGCGCTGCATCCTCGACTCGCTCGCCCTCGCCCACCGCAGGGCGATCGCCGAGGCACAGCGGCTGGCCGACCATCCGGTCGACGTCGTGCACGTCGTCGGGGGCGGCACGCGCAACGCTCTGCTGTGCCAGCTGACCGCCGACGCCTGCGGGCTTCCGGTGGTGGCCGGCCCGACCGAGGCCGCCGCCCTCGGAAACGTCCTGGTCCAGGCACGGACCCACGGGCTGGTCGGCGACCTTGCCGACGGGCGGCGACTGCTCACCCGTACGCAGCCGTTGACCCGGTACGAGCCGCGGGGGGACGCGGCGCGCTGGAGCGAGGCGGAGGCCCGGCTCACCCGAGGGTGA
- a CDS encoding (Fe-S)-binding protein: MRVALFLTCVNDTLYPDTGRAVVKLLTRLGVEVDFPMAQTCCGQAHYNTGYRHEAEPLARHFSDVFGEYEAIVTPSGSCGAMVRELYPRMGERARAEGRGDTLAATLAPVVPKTYELTEFLVDVLRVTDVGAYYPHKVTYHPTCHGLRGLGLGDRPRRLLQAVKGLELAELPGADECCGFGGTFALKNADVSAAMGADKVRNAESTGADVLCAADNSCLMHIGGTMARLRTGMRPVHIAEILASTEEEPAV; the protein is encoded by the coding sequence ATGCGTGTCGCCCTGTTCCTGACCTGTGTCAACGACACGCTCTATCCGGACACCGGGCGCGCCGTGGTGAAACTGCTGACCAGGCTGGGCGTCGAGGTCGACTTCCCGATGGCCCAGACCTGCTGCGGGCAGGCGCACTACAACACCGGATACCGGCACGAGGCCGAGCCGCTGGCCCGGCATTTCTCCGATGTCTTCGGGGAGTACGAGGCGATCGTCACCCCGTCCGGGTCGTGTGGGGCGATGGTGCGGGAGCTGTATCCGCGGATGGGTGAGCGGGCCCGGGCCGAGGGGCGCGGGGACACGCTCGCGGCGACGCTGGCGCCGGTGGTGCCGAAGACGTACGAGCTGACGGAGTTCCTGGTGGATGTGCTGAGGGTGACGGACGTCGGGGCGTACTACCCGCACAAGGTCACCTATCACCCGACCTGTCACGGGCTGCGCGGCCTCGGCCTCGGCGACCGGCCCCGGCGGCTGCTCCAGGCCGTCAAGGGGCTGGAGCTGGCCGAGTTGCCGGGCGCCGACGAGTGCTGCGGCTTCGGCGGCACCTTCGCGCTGAAGAACGCCGATGTCTCGGCGGCGATGGGTGCGGACAAGGTCCGCAACGCCGAGTCGACCGGCGCCGACGTGCTGTGCGCGGCGGACAACTCCTGTCTGATGCACATCGGCGGGACCATGGCCCGGCTGCGGACCGGTATGCGGCCGGTGCACATCGCGGAGATCCTGGCGAGCACGGAGGAGGAGCCGGCCGTATGA